From uncultured Pseudodesulfovibrio sp.:
ATCCACATTCAGAGAATTCACCTTGACGGCTTCACGGGCAGAAAAAATACGATCGGTCATCAAAATACAGGCGCCGACACCTGAAGGCAACGGAAGCAGACAGGCACGAATACCATTAGTCAAATTACGAATGCCGTCATACCCGGATTCTGAATAGTAGCGCATAGACCCGGTCAAAATAATCGGTTTGTCCGAATCAATGACAAGATCACACATGTAGGCTGTTTCGACCAAGGTGTCGGTGCCATGCAAAATAATAGCTCCGATGACACCCTCTTCACTCAAAGCTGCTTCAACGTCCCTGGCAAGTTGAAACATGTCCTTCGGCGTCATGTGAGGACTCGGCTTGTCCGACCACAAAACAGGCCGCAAGGATACATCTTCACCTTGGGGAACAAGCTGTTTAAGCAGTTGGTCGAAGTTACCGCCGGGAGCGACTCCTGGCACACCTTCAACCGGAGACATTCCAATAGTTCCACCTGTAAAAAACACTGCTATCTCAGTCTTTTTTGCCATACTTCATCCATTGTTGCGGTTCGTTGCAGTTATTTGTTTTTCAGAGAATTTACCTGACAAGCAACGGCCTCTTGCAGAGCCTTGCGGAAGACATTCTCATGCACTGCTCCAGTAATGGGAGGCAAGCTCTCGATAATAAAGGTCGGCAATGCGGTCACGCCAGCGGCACGTGCTGCTTCAGACCCTGCTGCGACGAGCTCTGTATATTGGTGTTCTTCAAGGGCCGCTTGAAGCCCTGCCCGACCAAGACCACAGGATTCACCCACGTCCAACAAGATTTCCATATCGCCGAGGTTCTTTCCGTCCGTAAAACCGGCCTTGAAGACCGCGTCATGAAATGCGTGATAAG
This genomic window contains:
- a CDS encoding asparaginase, which gives rise to MAKKTEIAVFFTGGTIGMSPVEGVPGVAPGGNFDQLLKQLVPQGEDVSLRPVLWSDKPSPHMTPKDMFQLARDVEAALSEEGVIGAIILHGTDTLVETAYMCDLVIDSDKPIILTGSMRYYSESGYDGIRNLTNGIRACLLPLPSGVGACILMTDRIFSAREAVKVNSLNVDAFESREAGVVGYVAGESVVLARRHSTPNRRRKISPESIDENVALITAYTGMDRSFIDNAKSLGIKGVVVEGFGAGNIPPEAVPGLEECMKDGIPVVLATRCIEGGVWPVYGYPGGGADLESKGVILCGRLGGPKARIRLMCALGLTSDMDEIRRLFDEV